One segment of Triticum aestivum cultivar Chinese Spring chromosome 2A, IWGSC CS RefSeq v2.1, whole genome shotgun sequence DNA contains the following:
- the LOC123184995 gene encoding pterocarpan synthase 1-like, producing MAKVGDLFLQKQNHEPTATAATELIQQTTMSPIPSLLLLLVIPAVLAADGGKKKLTHIHQYTHETLSGPNAMEGLLVPSPFGANATFGQVAVFDDELRTGRERDSPLVARYQGIIVAMGQALQGHLTVATVVFVGGEHAGSALSVEGSFQGFQGTSERNIVGGSGKFRMARGYYLLKLLGQMSPATSEVDFFVLPCDSAYL from the coding sequence ATGGCGAAAGTGGGAGATCTCTTCCTACAAAAGCAGAACCATGAGCCGACGGCGACAGCAGCAACAGAACTCATTCAGCAAACCACTATGTCGCCGATACcgtcgctcctcctcctcctcgtcatacCCGCCGTCCTCGCAGCCGACGGCGGGAAGAAAAAGCTGACGCACATCCACCAGTACACTCACGAGACGCTCTCGGGCCCGAACGCCATGGAGGGGCTCCTCGTGCCGTCCCCCTTCGGCGCCAACGCGACGTTCGGGCAGGTGGCCGTGTTCGACGACGAGCTCCGCACCGGCCGGGAGCGGGACTCGCCACTCGTGGCGCGGTACCAGGGCATCATCGTCGCCATGGGGCAGGCGCTGCAGGGCCACCTGACGGTCGCCACCGTCGTGTTCGTCGGCGGGGAGCACGCCGGGAGCGCGCTGTCCGTGGAGGGCTCCTTCCAGGGCTTCCAGGGAACCTCCGAGCGCAACATCGTGGGCGGCAGCGGCAAGTTCAGGATGGCGCGCGGGTACTACCTGCTCAAGCTCCTCGGCCAGATGTCGCCGGCCACCTCCGAGGTCGACTTCTTCGTGCTCCCGTGCGACAGCGCCTACCTTTAA